In Candidatus Poribacteria bacterium, a single genomic region encodes these proteins:
- a CDS encoding ABC transporter ATP-binding protein, which yields MLETRDLTKVYNESVLAVNKLNLKVDDGEIYVVLGANGAGKSTTISMLLNFIEPTSGTALIGDIEIPKFPLEAKKHLAYVSENVELYRNFTARQNLSFFAKLGGRKKVSNEELDATLGRVGLPEEAFTRRVKTFSKGMRQRLGIAIAIMKNAQAVLLDEPTSGLDPKGGADFLNLLRELREEGKAIFMSTHDIFRAKEIADRIGILVEGNLERELTREEIQQEDLEALYLHYVAGYEPEEDAAE from the coding sequence ATGTTAGAAACGCGTGACCTCACGAAAGTTTACAACGAAAGTGTTTTAGCTGTTAACAAGTTGAACCTGAAAGTGGACGATGGCGAAATCTATGTTGTCCTTGGCGCGAACGGTGCCGGGAAAAGCACAACCATCTCCATGCTGCTGAATTTCATCGAACCCACAAGCGGCACCGCGCTGATAGGCGATATTGAGATTCCTAAGTTCCCACTGGAGGCGAAGAAACATCTTGCTTACGTCTCGGAGAACGTCGAACTCTATCGCAACTTTACGGCACGGCAAAATCTCTCATTTTTCGCCAAACTCGGTGGACGCAAGAAGGTATCCAACGAGGAACTCGATGCGACCCTCGGACGTGTTGGTCTACCGGAGGAAGCCTTTACACGACGCGTCAAGACCTTTTCCAAAGGCATGCGCCAACGCTTGGGCATTGCCATTGCAATTATGAAAAACGCACAAGCCGTCCTCCTCGATGAACCGACTTCGGGCTTGGATCCGAAGGGAGGTGCCGATTTCCTGAATTTGCTCCGTGAGTTGAGAGAGGAAGGCAAAGCCATCTTCATGTCAACACACGACATCTTCCGTGCGAAAGAGATCGCCGACAGGATCGGCATTCTCGTGGAAGGCAACCTTGAGCGTGAGTTGACGCGCGAAGAGATTCAACAAGAGGATCTTGAGGCGCTGTATTTGCACTATGTCGCTGGATACGAACCTGAAGAAGACGCGGCTGAGTGA